The region catttcctgttactgaatgaacattcaagtacactcgacgagctctaacctcacctctgccatgttgaattcgaaaataaggcagcacgcggttgtgggatatggtgttaaaatttttcatcccagtcctccgaattacgtcaccagatcacctggttagTGGCAATTTAATCCTCTATCTCCCCAATCTCCGACTGCTTCAGAAATTCAACATGGTGGCTAAACATTCCTCAAAGGACAAAATGAGGGTGTGACTACAGAACTTTaagtaaaatcattttgactgACCTCCTGTTTCTGTGAAATGCTGCGAAATCTTGACTCAAGTTCACTGCCTTCCACTTTCTCTCCTTTgactgatttcttttgttcaaatttCTCCCATGTCTTTACGAGTTCTGGCCTACCAAGTTGAATACCCCTGAAAACATAAACAGGAACGGTTAAAATAGGTTTGATACAATTTTCTGCAAGGAAAGTAAAGACagtcaaacaaacaatttgaGCAGTTTCTAGTAACTTGAAGAAATCCAGTGTTTAGTAGTAGGAGGTAGTAaagcaaagtaaaaaatatgTAAAGAAACGTTTCTTCCAAAATGTTGTTATCAGATGCATATAGGATATATCACTTGGGTAATTTACAACACACCAGACAATCTAAGAATTATAAATGAATAACTACAGTTACACATACAAGATTAATAGTACTTATCAACATTAAAACTACAGTGCTTTGCATTCTACTTTGTAGAACCCTATTCCTATCCATTTACAGATCATTGTCAGCCTGTGCTTGCATGACTAACAGAACCTAATCCACAACTCACCTCTGTTGGTTAAATTTAAGgtcttttcttaattcatCTTGTTCCTTGGAGGCAGTGAGGGGTGCTGTTGTTCTTTTGGTCTCAGGAGTTGTTGGTGGAGTTGTATCAAGGTAATCTTCTTTGGGATATTTTGGATGATTCCTccctgtaaaagaaaaaaataactacaTTCCTGAGTAAATGATATGAGATACAGATAATATaattcataaatggcagccaaTAAATTACTCCTTTGTTTTTGCGCTAATCATCTTTACCAACCACAATTCCAAGCAAGAGATCTCTTGAACTTCATTTATGCTAAAGTTACAGGGCTAATAAGGTGAATTTACTCTGGATAAAAGAACAATCATTTATAGGATACAAACACAGTCTATAGATGAGACCACAAATTTGCGATAGCTACTTAAATTCTAAAATACTCCAGAAGGATTTTATGCTGCAGAAGAACAAGCAAAGGCAATTTTTCTTACCAGTTCTAAACACATTTACAAGCACACACAGTGAAGCTTCACCTTTTAAATCTTGGCCAGTTATTTATGACATTAATTTCACATATCCATgagaattaaaatttattgaatATTGGATTAGCAGAAGTATTTGCAAATGTCACAAAGCAGGCAGTAATGAGCCCTCATGTTCTCTCTTTTTATTCCGAATGTTTGGCTGGTACAACTAAAGCTATGACACTATGTGGTAATAAAGTTTCCCAGTGCACATCTCATTTTGACAACCATAACAAGAGGTCACATAGCAGAACATCCAATGAGGGAATTACTGCGGAATAACTTTCTTCTAGGATACACAAGCTCCCAGCGTTCCATCACATTACCTAACTGAGGATTTTCCTTTATCTTGGCTGTCAGCTCACAAAGAGCATCCAtcttaaatttttgttgtgtcGAGGAAAAATCCATTTGGTCTAATGTCAAAGGATCAATCACTGAAATgcactgaaaaacaaataacattCATCAATAATTCAGATTGAAATGATTTTTCCACAACAATTTACCTCGTTTTAAAGTAGTCATGTCAATGTTGTATATACAGAAATAGTCCGtaactttttatttctttgttacaTTGTAGATGATTTAGGATCTGTAGATGATAGAGCTGATAAACAACATAACACTAGTGCTTGCAGATGCTGACCTGGTTAACAGAGTTAGTGCCAgaaaatttggcctttttaaaatcattgaCCTGCAACTTCTGACCATTAAACCATTAAAAATTTAGCTCAAATTACGTTTTTTTGTGTGCATGTATAGTGTCCAAGAAGCACAAATGGCTGAGATGTTCCACATTTTGTtagcaataaacaaaataaactgaaaagttAACACAGGTGTTCAAAGCAAAATTTGCAAACAGTACAGCAGGTTTCAAAACTGTGAAATGATTTTGTTGGCTCACAGCTGACCCcccaaaaaataacaagaatgGTCGATGCCTCAATCTTTTCACTTTCCATACCTCTTTTCACTTTCAAGTTTCAGTGTCAATCAATAACAGGCAAAAATGTGTTCAATGCCCTCTTAAGCACtacaaaatttggaaaaggAGACTAGCCAGCTATGGGTAAGAAAATAGCTCACTACCCCTTCTCAAGTACACTTTGATTTGAAAAgtaagttttcaaattttgtaacaGGTAACACCACTTCAACCTGTAGTGTATATAATTTGAAATTACCTAACAACAGCTGTCAcaacaacttcaaaatagagACTGCCGCCTTTATTTCAAGCTTTGTATTGTATTCcatattattaatatcaaaTACAAACTAGAATATTCGAATTTCAGTGTATAATTTCAGGCAAATAATTTGCACCAATATCTTATGGCGTTGCTTCATTGTTGCACTGTTTATGCTAATTTCAAAAATCttaacgcatgcttgcttggAAAATGAAGTGATCTTTTATCATATTTTCCTTACTAACCTGGGAGTCCAGTTGTTCGTGTTTACGCACATAACACTGCCTTTTTTGGGGGGTGTTCCCCTTTCAATAATTTcttcttaaaataattatgctcACAATATTATAAGTATCGAATGTCTGAGGTATGATACAACGCGTCCTTTCTTCGTTTGTTTTGAGTAGATAATGAACTGACAGCTGGGAAGATATTATGGAAAACATGCTGAGGGAATTATGCTGTGACAAAAACACGGGCAATTAACTAAGAACCACCAATttcacaagaaaacaaaaaaaagctcGAAGAAAAGATACAATAAAGAAGCGATTTAGCAATTATCGCGACAAAACTTTGATGAAAAAAGCACCAAAAAGAAAGCCTGTTTGCGTGCACCTTTTCGCAACAGACATTAAGCTTAACGTTTGCAAAACGAGAGTTTCGTAGAGGGCGACTTCGAGGCATAACGAGGCAAAGAAATGGAGGACGGAACGAAACAGGAACTAAAATAATTCCCCGTCGAGATTATTTTCGTTACACAAACAAAATGTCTCAAGAGCCCAAACGAGCTAAAATGCATCTTACTTTGAATCGAGAAAAAGGTCGGTGAAATGCAGTGTAAAGGCAACAATAATTACAATCGTATCTATGATGCAAATTTCGGATTTTCGTCTTGGATTGGTTAAGACTGAACGTTTTAGCAGGACTAGGCCATAAATTACTGCTTGAACGTTACTTAAGGCATGAAGTCTTTATATTTCAGTATTTTAGTCTAGTATTTCcaacattaaaaaatgaaagacgTAAACGAAAATTGGTCTCCTTTGCGACCACAAATCTCGCGGAATTTAGTGGACAAAAAGTTGCACCTGCGAGCTACAGGAGTCAAGCCCTTTTTCTTGTTAACAAATCCCTATCACTagcaaaaaattaagttagCTACTCCTACCTTTTGACCTTGAATAAGTCCTACTATTTTACAAAGATGGTCTCTATTTCCTTCCCTTAAAACTAGTTGGTTCAGAATCAGCAACCAAGTTCAGAGGAAAATTAATATCATAACGTATAAGaactgggttcgattcccaatTTGGTAAACCCcgcataataataaaaaattattggttCTTTAAATATTGTTATTCAAATGAATCACGTGTTTACATTTTCCGCAAAAGCGATAGAAATAAAAAGCCAACTCTGACAACCCAACTCACAAAAGAACCATGACGTTTACAAAAAGAGACAAACCAACAGACACTGGAAATTTATGCAGTTTTTGCATCCAGTCCCATAGAACGCTCGTCAATTACAACACCATATTATCAGTTGTCAATCTTTCAAGGCTCAAAATAACTTTAACCCGCTGACTTTAGAACCAAAGATTGGAAATATTCCGGGCAGAGAAGTCGAGTTTTGAcaggaagaagaggaaatgGAAGTGGGGGAACTCTGGATTCTTCCAGGAAAATCTTCCCCGATCTTTCATAATTTAGTAATGCACAAAAAGTACGTTGATGAATAATTAAGTAGGCGAGCAGGTTATTAAATATACCCTAGCGATAACACCAAAACATCAAAATCGTCCTAATTGTCCAAATAATCTCTTTGGAAAGCTCAGCACGAGTGGCGACGGTAAATTCCCTCAGCTAACAGTGTTTGGCATTAATCCAGGGACAATAATATTTAAGACAAACAGAGTTTCTTTAAACACAGTCCATCGCGTGCATCAGTTTGACAAATTGAATGTAGATGTCTCGACATCGGACAATGTAAATATCAGAATCTCTTCGACAACCACAAGTAATGAGATGTGGAATTCAAGGCTTTGAGCAAACTAAACACTGAAAAGAATAAATGTTGACGACTAACTCGCTCGTTGTTATAAACTCGTTGTTGTATGATGCTACAACAATGAGATCGTTGAACAGTATTTGGGTACTCAATTTTTTCACCCCCACTGGCAAATAAATGATCTCATGGTTGGATGATCTTTGTTGCGACTAACGCATGCCTTTGGCCAAGGCTTCGCTACTTTATGTCAAACCTAAAGCGTAAGGCTTACAATTTCTGTGCACCCAATCGTTACAGAGTACAGTTCTCCAATCTTTGCAGCAGCGCAACAGAGCGCCTGCTATTTTCAACATACTCCGAGCGACTGGAGGAGTAAATGTGTCATTCGTCTTTCTCGACGCGTTGATGCGTTTTTAAGGCTCCAATACAAACGTATTAAGCACAAATAAAATTCTTTCGAACTTCgttttaaaaaaggaaagagttGTAGCAAGGTATCAATTTAGCAGAAAATTTATATGTGTACACAAATACAGAACACGCGGAAGTTTGTACCCATCGTTAACATTAATTCATGAGGAAATCCTTCTGTTAGAAAACAGTTATCGAAGGAAATTTCTCTTAAACTCAAACTTTAAAAGACGACATACAAATACAAAACGGAAACACGAGATTCTTTCTTCAGAATTCAGCACTTAACATCATGGTTTCGAGAAAATCCACACATTTTGAGCAACCGCAGAGCAGAATTAATTTACTTTCCGACCTCAACGGACCACAACTAAGAAACCTAAGCGGTCACGTTTTCATTTATATCATTTATAGAATTTCCTTAAAAGATCTAATGTACACTTTCAAAACGATCCCCAGATAAAGTTTAAGAAAACACAAACTTAAATACCTCAACAAATGCTCCAGGGATGTATCCAATTTCGTTACTCGCCAAATTCTGTGCGGCCCACCAGCCTCCATCTTCCTTCTGAGTGATTAAAAATCTGTCCCCTTTCTTGAAATTAAGTGAACTATTTCCACAGTCATCGCAATAGTCGTATTTAGCTTCGTATACCTCCATATCACTTGCTTGCGGATCTCGCTTATTTCAGCCGAATCAGAACAAAAACATATTTGTGCAAACACCACGTAGATAGAAACCCGATACTCTTTTTTGTCACGACATGTCAATTTAGTCACACAAGCTTGTGACGTCAATGCAGTGCAGACGACAGGCTGATATACAATATCATCCTTTTATCGTACTGGATGGAtggaatattttcattttcgggCAGTTCTACTAAGAAAGCTCGTCAAAATGCAAATCACCCAAAATAGCAGCGATTCCTCGTCCATTACAACTAAGATTTCTGCTGTGCtgaaaaaagattaaaaatgtaacaaataaaaaaaaagttaaagaaaaaaacacgcTACGAAAAAACACGCTTGGTTGGCGGTTTAATCTGCCGAGAGCGTTGACTCCGTCAACGAGGtgattgtttttcaaaacaggaTGACATAGGACACCGGGATTTTATGAGATTGCATGCCTACAAACGCTGTGTCTCGTCATATTTTTTCGGATGATGGAGCATACAAAAATAGCCATATCAGTGTCATGTAGAACTCTTTATCTTTGTTCAACGCATTTTATGTAGACTCTCTTGACGTTTTAAACGTCATGTAAGTCCATATGTAACAAATAAAATACGTTACACTATTGCTACCACTTTTATGTTGTGTTTCTCATGCTATATCAGATTTCGTAGCTGCCAGTCCTTAAGATAATTTATGAGAATTTTCATCAAGTCCAACTTCTGGCATCCTCAGAGATCCAGGATCAGGCTTTCGGGCAGGGATAACGGGATAGCTTGCAGCGTATTTTTGGTTGTTCGGCCaccatgttgttgttgtttttgtttttttttttcagcaggCGGAGGAGATGATGGGAGAGAGGTACGGGAAAGTGAAAATTTCCCTTCCCCCGTATCTAAGTGGGGGCCCCGTGATGGGGGCTGGCACATTTATAAACTTGTTCTAGTTCCGACAGATCCTATATTTCGTGGTTTTTTTCTCCTCTCTTCAATGAAAGACAACCCTGATAGTCCCCCTGAGATTTGTTCAACATTTTCTTGACGCCTGCTAAATGTCAGCGGGCAACATGTTGCACACATGATTGGAAGACAAACAAAACCGTGGTAAGAAAACTGTTCGAAATGTGTGGAAAGCTTCTTGATTAATCCCTTTGATATGTTTCATAACCACTTACTTTAATTGTATATTAAATGCACCTGTCGCTACAGAAGAGAGCGAATTTGAGAGCCCTGATATGAAGCGAAAGGGGATACAGCTGTCAAAACTGTCATCACTTCTGCAGGAGAAACTCGGCTGAAGTATGTCCTTCTCACACGAC is a window of Acropora palmata chromosome 4, jaAcrPala1.3, whole genome shotgun sequence DNA encoding:
- the LOC141878275 gene encoding uncharacterized protein LOC141878275 encodes the protein MEVYEAKYDYCDDCGNSSLNFKKGDRFLITQKEDGGWWAAQNLASNEIGYIPGAFVECISVIDPLTLDQMDFSSTQQKFKMDALCELTAKIKENPQLGRNHPKYPKEDYLDTTPPTTPETKRTTAPLTASKEQDELRKDLKFNQQRGIQLGRPELVKTWEKFEQKKSVKGEKVEGSELESRFRSISQKQEDIEKKKQMEDSKPEFMKVSLKKSTGEVEATS